The proteins below come from a single Natrinema sp. SYSU A 869 genomic window:
- a CDS encoding four-helix bundle copper-binding protein gives MALQQLEHADDHMQECIDNCLEATQVCEWCADACAGEGEEMARCIRLCRDVADIASLHARFMARNSGYHQELGELCADLCEECAEECEQHDHDHCQACAEILPKCAESCREMASA, from the coding sequence ATGGCACTACAACAGCTCGAGCACGCGGACGACCACATGCAGGAGTGTATCGACAACTGCCTCGAGGCCACCCAGGTCTGCGAGTGGTGTGCGGATGCCTGTGCGGGCGAGGGCGAAGAGATGGCTCGCTGTATCCGGCTCTGCCGGGACGTAGCTGATATCGCCTCGCTGCACGCGCGATTCATGGCCCGCAACTCGGGCTACCATCAGGAACTGGGCGAACTCTGTGCGGACCTCTGCGAGGAGTGCGCCGAGGAGTGCGAACAGCACGATCACGACCACTGTCAGGCCTGCGCGGAGATCCTGCCGAAGTGCGCCGAAAGCTGTCGGGAGATGGCCTCTGCCTGA
- a CDS encoding AAA family ATPase — MDETNVTPDDAARTVRRVVERIEEAAVVDREVLHAMLSATLARGHVLLEDVPGTGKTVTARVIAEAMGLEFTRIQFTPDLLPSDVTGSTIYDDQTGEFEFAAGPVFTNVVLADEINRAPPKTQAALLEAMEEGQVSVDGTTYDLPEPFLVVATQNPIEQEGTFRLPEAQRDRFSVKTSLGYPDFEGEMGLLERRANRRSLSPSVDPVASRDTVRLLQTLTEEVTVDEKIRRYIVEIARKTRADQRAEIGVSPRGVQRVFEAARAAALIDGRSYVTPDDIKRLAQPTMAHRIVLTTEATVEGVDGSAVVRHAVNAVDVPAVAPGTDEPTPATDPGTESAEPNGDDPDTASDTESAEPRSDNPDTEVADQRSDDAETEWAEPRSDSPDSTASPEPDSAHDDSADSDSTADPDSDSSHTHDRQEDPWSDD; from the coding sequence ATGGACGAGACGAACGTGACGCCCGACGACGCCGCACGAACCGTCCGGCGCGTCGTCGAACGCATCGAAGAAGCCGCGGTCGTCGACCGCGAAGTCCTCCACGCAATGCTGTCGGCGACGCTGGCCCGCGGTCACGTCCTGCTCGAGGACGTGCCGGGGACCGGGAAAACGGTCACCGCCCGCGTGATCGCCGAGGCAATGGGTCTCGAGTTCACGCGGATTCAGTTCACGCCGGACCTGTTGCCCTCGGACGTGACCGGGTCGACGATCTACGACGACCAGACCGGCGAGTTCGAGTTCGCGGCGGGACCAGTCTTTACGAACGTCGTCCTCGCCGACGAGATCAACCGCGCGCCGCCGAAGACCCAGGCCGCCCTGCTCGAGGCCATGGAGGAGGGGCAGGTCAGCGTCGACGGCACGACCTACGACCTGCCGGAGCCGTTCCTGGTCGTCGCGACCCAGAACCCGATCGAACAGGAGGGGACCTTCCGGCTGCCCGAGGCCCAGCGTGACCGCTTCAGCGTCAAGACCTCGCTGGGTTACCCCGATTTCGAGGGCGAAATGGGGTTGCTCGAGCGCCGGGCGAACCGGCGATCGCTCTCGCCGAGTGTCGACCCGGTCGCCAGTCGAGACACGGTTCGACTCCTGCAGACGCTGACGGAGGAGGTTACCGTCGACGAGAAGATTCGCCGCTACATTGTCGAGATCGCGCGGAAGACGCGGGCGGACCAGCGAGCCGAGATCGGCGTCTCGCCCCGCGGCGTCCAGCGCGTCTTCGAGGCGGCCCGCGCCGCGGCGCTGATCGACGGCCGGTCGTACGTGACACCGGACGACATCAAACGACTCGCACAGCCGACGATGGCCCACCGGATCGTACTCACGACCGAAGCGACTGTCGAGGGAGTTGACGGGAGCGCCGTCGTTCGCCACGCGGTGAACGCGGTCGACGTGCCCGCGGTCGCACCGGGGACGGACGAACCCACACCGGCGACCGATCCCGGGACCGAATCGGCGGAACCGAACGGGGACGATCCCGACACCGCGTCCGATACCGAATCGGCGGAACCACGAAGCGACAACCCCGATACCGAAGTAGCGGACCAGCGAAGCGACGACGCCGAGACTGAATGGGCGGAACCGCGAAGCGACAGTCCGGATTCCACAGCGAGTCCCGAACCGGATAGCGCACACGACGATTCCGCCGACAGCGACTCTACCGCCGACCCCGATTCTGACTCGAGTCACACTCACGACCGACAGGAGGATCCGTGGAGCGACGATTGA
- a CDS encoding DUF5518 domain-containing protein, with product MTNWHAVFIGFVVATVLGIVGLVLPGIGQIAAGLVGGFVAGYMAGGGLGSGFWHGLLAGSLGGIISGLLIGVAVGVAGLALGPLGGAVSGAAGIGIFALVVAVSLIMALESAVAGIVGAAVSN from the coding sequence ATGACAAACTGGCATGCCGTCTTCATCGGCTTCGTCGTCGCAACCGTTCTCGGGATTGTCGGTCTCGTCCTGCCAGGGATCGGCCAGATCGCAGCGGGGTTGGTCGGCGGTTTCGTCGCGGGCTACATGGCCGGCGGTGGCCTCGGTAGCGGCTTCTGGCACGGACTGCTCGCGGGCTCGCTCGGCGGGATCATCAGCGGACTCCTCATCGGCGTAGCGGTCGGCGTCGCCGGCCTCGCGCTCGGTCCTCTCGGGGGTGCAGTCTCCGGTGCCGCGGGGATCGGTATCTTCGCGCTCGTCGTCGCCGTCTCACTGATCATGGCGCTGGAGAGCGCGGTCGCCGGTATCGTCGGCGCGGCGGTCAGCAACTGA